In Blastopirellula sp. J2-11, a single genomic region encodes these proteins:
- a CDS encoding sodium:solute symporter family transporter, whose product MLGWIDIAIIAIYIAAIFIVGIASRGKQVDEADYFTGGGGFSKWIGVLVVGLSIGATFFSGISMLALPSVAYQSGVAIALSIFLLPASGAVVLFWFLPRFFAANVHQPYEIIERKFGYPTRSLAAAMYMLLRIGWMGVLIYAPVMAIMAGGQLSSGWFWPLVLGIGLTSTIYTTLGGIRGVMVTDAIQFLLMGLGVTLPIGFIFWNYPYDWEHATAFLKESQRLQWVDPSFNVTKPFTTISIVAGFFTANLGVYLADQMSIQRYLAAGDRKSASRAFVLNIVGVVIIIVLLLVLGIALSVWYEGVVDRLPPDQADHVFPVFVATHLPVGTPGLIFAALLAATMSSMTSGINALAGCITLDFVSRSSVLTSHESRLKFARYASILIGVSATVTAGAVKHLGTIFDMSQAFLGVLLGPLLVCMLLSVSKLNVRPLSMMTGMLVGCISGGAVVLSPATSLWVAPTAALGTLLIPLATTLTSAFLVRFSVAEQSPTETPADVS is encoded by the coding sequence ATGCTGGGCTGGATCGACATTGCCATCATCGCCATCTACATTGCCGCGATCTTTATCGTGGGCATTGCCAGCCGTGGCAAGCAGGTGGATGAGGCGGACTATTTCACGGGGGGCGGCGGCTTTTCCAAGTGGATCGGCGTGCTGGTGGTCGGGCTTAGTATCGGCGCCACATTCTTTAGCGGAATCAGCATGCTCGCCTTACCCAGCGTGGCCTATCAATCCGGCGTGGCGATTGCGTTAAGCATCTTTTTGTTACCGGCATCTGGCGCTGTGGTTTTATTTTGGTTTTTACCCCGCTTCTTTGCTGCGAATGTTCATCAGCCGTATGAAATAATCGAACGCAAGTTTGGCTACCCGACCCGATCTTTGGCGGCGGCGATGTACATGCTGTTGCGTATTGGGTGGATGGGCGTGCTGATCTACGCTCCCGTGATGGCGATTATGGCTGGTGGGCAATTGTCGAGCGGATGGTTTTGGCCTCTCGTGCTTGGAATTGGATTGACCAGCACGATTTACACCACGCTCGGCGGAATTCGTGGGGTAATGGTGACCGATGCAATCCAATTTCTTTTGATGGGATTGGGCGTAACGCTGCCAATTGGTTTTATCTTTTGGAATTACCCGTATGACTGGGAACACGCGACAGCGTTCTTGAAAGAGAGCCAGCGTCTGCAATGGGTTGACCCGTCGTTCAATGTCACCAAACCTTTCACGACCATTTCGATTGTTGCCGGTTTTTTCACAGCCAATCTAGGCGTATATCTCGCCGACCAGATGTCTATACAACGTTATTTGGCTGCCGGAGATCGTAAGTCGGCTAGTCGCGCTTTTGTCCTGAACATCGTCGGGGTAGTAATCATTATTGTACTTTTGCTCGTACTAGGTATCGCTCTATCTGTTTGGTACGAAGGCGTTGTCGATCGCCTCCCCCCGGATCAAGCCGATCATGTGTTTCCTGTCTTTGTGGCGACGCATTTGCCGGTCGGAACACCAGGGTTGATTTTTGCCGCCCTCTTAGCGGCGACCATGAGCAGTATGACCAGTGGAATCAATGCCCTAGCAGGCTGCATCACTCTCGACTTCGTCAGCCGATCGTCGGTCTTAACCTCGCACGAATCGCGTCTGAAATTCGCACGCTACGCCTCTATTTTGATTGGCGTTTCCGCGACGGTCACCGCTGGCGCCGTTAAACACCTCGGAACGATATTTGACATGTCTCAAGCATTTCTTGGCGTGCTTCTGGGGCCGTTGTTAGTTTGCATGTTGCTTTCCGTTTCGAAACTGAACGTCCGCCCCTTGAGCATGATGACGGGAATGCTTGTCGGCTGTATTTCCGGCGGCGCGGTAGTTCTGTCACCAGCGACAAGTCTTTGGGTCGCTCCGACAGCCGCTCTGGGAACTTTATTGATTCCTCTTGCAACCACGCTCACCTCCGCCTTCTTGGTCCGCTTTTCCGTAGCGGAGCAGAGCCCAACTGAAACACCGGCCGACGTTTCGTAA
- a CDS encoding efflux RND transporter permease subunit, which translates to MIRWFTTNGIAANFMMFAILIAGAYTALYKIPLEVSPERSFESVFVNMTYRGGTAKDVERAILIPIEESLEGVEGIRDIISEGRQGQGRIMIDAEPGTDLRALMDDVSARINTITSFPDETERPQISIPDSSNWWEVLSIAVTGHLNSHELREVARKVEEDVIALPGISRAQVQGDRDYEISVEVDTTKLLAYGLSLQDLSEAIQQFSVDLPAGSIESASGTFIIRTRGQAYSEQEFGNTPIHAANGADILLGEVATINDGFEEGEKIVEFNGRPALFVEVMRTGKENAIDISDKVHQYVRNARSRFPEGIELFIWDDESVEIRGRLTTLVTSMVQGSLLVMLLLGLFLRPGLAFWIVAGIPVGFAGGVMMMPWFGVTANVMSLFGFIIVVGIVVDDAIVTGENVYLKMQEGLDPLEAAVEGTKEVATPVTFGALTTMVAFIPLMFFEGSWGDFASQVPPIVAPVLLFSLIESKFILPAHLKHLRPVPRNNPITRFQTSIANSLEYFIERVYQPCLEFSVRHRASVLAAFVSAILLMAGYCLSGRMEFVAYPTVEKQRISAELDMPDDTSLETTARYMKRIEDALLQVQKEFIDPESGESLVLNISKIVGAARIHRDFEKSRGAISFEVLAPSLRSAAGPKNSDLAARWNELIGPIPEATEFRIRSDSSINRDRNVDNENLNIELRGPMSPEKAEAARQIKSLLEEYKAFSSAWANINYGQDELELRLKPYAAELDVTQQLLAQQIRQSFFGEEAQRVQRGTDDIRVMVRLPRAQREALHTLDRMQIRTPRGASVPLATVAEIAFTQAPSSVTRKNGAEILRCGAQPVDETVDILGISEELSPKIEELCQQHNLSFEYVGYVAEAADAQRKTILGSCILAFVLYGLLAVALKSLGQPFFVLMAIPFAIIGALLGHIAMDITPSYLSVFGMLALAGVAVNDTLVMVDYVNHRRAAGATLYEAALQAGARRFRPIMLTSITTFVGLVPLLMDKSLQAQFLIPMAASLAFGVMFATLVTLFLIPCALLAANDAGRAITAIKRWYFQPFFSDRHNEDENAQ; encoded by the coding sequence ATGATTCGCTGGTTTACTACAAACGGGATCGCCGCGAACTTCATGATGTTCGCTATCCTTATCGCGGGCGCCTATACGGCGCTCTACAAAATCCCGCTGGAGGTTTCCCCGGAACGCAGCTTTGAATCCGTGTTCGTCAATATGACTTATCGCGGCGGGACCGCCAAAGATGTCGAGCGGGCAATCCTCATCCCAATCGAGGAATCTCTGGAAGGCGTGGAAGGTATTCGCGACATCATCTCAGAAGGTCGCCAAGGCCAGGGAAGAATCATGATCGACGCCGAGCCAGGGACTGACCTGCGGGCGCTGATGGACGACGTCTCAGCCCGGATTAACACGATCACCAGCTTTCCGGATGAAACCGAGCGGCCCCAGATCTCTATTCCCGATTCGTCCAATTGGTGGGAAGTATTGAGCATTGCAGTCACGGGACATTTGAACTCACACGAGTTGCGGGAAGTTGCACGCAAAGTGGAAGAAGACGTGATTGCGCTGCCGGGGATCAGCCGGGCGCAAGTGCAAGGAGACCGAGACTACGAAATCAGCGTAGAAGTGGATACGACGAAGCTGTTGGCGTATGGGCTGAGCTTGCAGGATCTCTCGGAAGCCATCCAACAATTTTCAGTCGACTTACCGGCAGGTTCGATCGAGAGCGCCAGCGGCACCTTCATCATCCGCACCCGTGGCCAAGCCTACTCTGAGCAAGAATTTGGCAATACCCCCATTCATGCCGCCAACGGCGCTGACATACTTCTGGGAGAGGTCGCGACCATCAACGACGGCTTCGAGGAAGGAGAAAAGATCGTTGAGTTCAATGGTCGCCCTGCCCTATTCGTCGAAGTGATGCGCACCGGCAAAGAGAATGCGATCGACATTTCAGATAAGGTGCACCAATACGTCCGCAACGCTCGCAGCCGGTTTCCCGAAGGGATCGAGCTGTTCATCTGGGACGACGAATCGGTCGAGATTCGGGGACGCTTGACAACGCTCGTCACTTCGATGGTGCAAGGAAGCTTGCTGGTCATGCTGCTATTGGGTCTCTTCTTGCGTCCAGGTCTTGCGTTCTGGATCGTGGCTGGTATCCCTGTCGGCTTTGCCGGTGGAGTAATGATGATGCCCTGGTTTGGGGTTACTGCAAACGTGATGAGCTTGTTCGGGTTCATCATCGTCGTCGGTATCGTCGTCGATGATGCAATCGTGACCGGTGAAAACGTCTATTTGAAAATGCAGGAAGGGTTAGATCCGCTAGAAGCAGCTGTCGAAGGGACCAAGGAGGTCGCGACACCGGTCACGTTCGGCGCGCTGACAACGATGGTTGCATTCATCCCGTTGATGTTTTTTGAAGGGAGCTGGGGTGATTTCGCGTCCCAGGTTCCGCCAATCGTCGCGCCAGTGCTCTTGTTTTCTCTCATCGAATCAAAGTTCATCCTGCCGGCGCACCTAAAGCATTTAAGGCCGGTTCCTCGTAACAACCCAATAACGCGATTCCAAACATCAATCGCCAACAGTCTTGAATACTTCATCGAACGGGTTTATCAACCGTGTCTCGAGTTTTCGGTGCGTCATCGCGCCTCGGTGTTGGCCGCATTTGTGTCGGCGATCTTGCTAATGGCTGGTTACTGTTTGAGCGGTCGCATGGAGTTCGTCGCCTACCCAACGGTCGAAAAACAACGCATCTCCGCCGAACTTGATATGCCGGACGATACCTCATTGGAGACGACAGCGCGATACATGAAAAGGATCGAAGACGCGTTGCTTCAAGTTCAAAAAGAGTTTATTGATCCCGAAAGCGGCGAGTCGCTGGTCCTGAACATCTCCAAGATCGTAGGGGCCGCCAGGATTCATCGCGACTTCGAGAAATCGCGCGGCGCGATTTCGTTCGAAGTGTTAGCCCCGTCGCTGCGCAGCGCTGCCGGGCCCAAGAATAGCGATCTCGCTGCTCGCTGGAACGAACTGATTGGCCCAATTCCCGAGGCGACGGAATTCCGCATTCGCTCTGACTCAAGCATTAACCGAGACCGCAACGTTGACAATGAGAACCTGAATATCGAACTGCGTGGACCGATGTCGCCTGAGAAGGCCGAAGCGGCGCGTCAAATAAAAAGCCTGCTGGAGGAATACAAAGCGTTCAGCTCCGCCTGGGCGAACATTAACTACGGTCAGGACGAATTAGAATTGCGTCTGAAACCGTACGCGGCCGAACTCGACGTGACGCAACAGCTTCTTGCTCAACAGATCCGCCAATCTTTTTTTGGCGAAGAAGCTCAACGCGTGCAACGTGGTACGGATGACATCCGTGTCATGGTCCGATTGCCCCGCGCGCAGCGAGAAGCGCTGCACACGCTCGACCGCATGCAGATTCGCACGCCTCGCGGCGCAAGCGTGCCGCTCGCAACGGTGGCCGAAATCGCTTTTACCCAAGCCCCATCGTCGGTGACCCGAAAAAATGGCGCCGAGATACTTCGTTGCGGCGCCCAACCGGTGGACGAAACGGTTGACATCCTCGGAATTTCAGAAGAACTATCACCCAAAATCGAGGAACTGTGCCAACAACACAACCTCAGTTTCGAGTATGTCGGTTATGTCGCGGAGGCCGCAGACGCCCAGAGAAAGACAATTCTCGGTTCGTGTATCCTGGCATTTGTCTTGTATGGATTGTTGGCGGTCGCGCTGAAGTCGTTGGGGCAACCATTCTTCGTTTTGATGGCCATTCCGTTCGCGATCATCGGCGCTCTACTGGGGCACATTGCAATGGATATCACGCCCTCCTACCTTTCGGTATTCGGAATGTTGGCCCTCGCAGGCGTCGCCGTTAACGACACGCTGGTGATGGTCGATTATGTGAATCATCGGCGTGCTGCGGGCGCTACTCTGTACGAAGCGGCGCTCCAAGCAGGCGCTCGGCGATTTCGCCCGATCATGCTGACTTCGATCACCACGTTTGTGGGCCTGGTGCCGCTACTGATGGACAAGTCGCTGCAAGCCCAATTCTTAATCCCGATGGCGGCATCGCTCGCATTCGGAGTGATGTTCGCGACGCTAGTAACGCTGTTCTTAATTCCGTGCGCCCTTCTCGCCGCTAACGACGCCGGCAGAGCGATAACGGCGATCAAAAGATGGTATTTCCAACCATTCTTTTCCGATCGTCACAACGAAGACGAGAATGCACAATAA
- a CDS encoding efflux RND transporter periplasmic adaptor subunit produces the protein MAKSSISLSILAGHLLRLAIPCAILAAGWFGFQQLAIQVERPPRPVPKKVLLRSRVEELEVVDYPVVVKTHAVVQAHNQVTLTAQVSGVVTKISPSFEVGAYFKQGETLVEIDPSDYQTALAFAQSELAAAKSELKLATLVEERKLRLVESNAVSQGEVDAASASREQSEANVALAETGVEQAQLNLQRTKIVAPFDGRVMSKLIGIGQLAGSNSPLGEVFAIDYVEVRLPISGELREFLKLPEFANDPPLPVQFRDGIQKSNETIWRGNIVRTEGQLDEDSRDLFAIARIDRPFGGETRTAPLRIGQPVIAFIEGKVLQDVVALPRGAVRQLDKIVLVNRADQTLLPISIKSLWSDAEKVIVSSSSIPEGMWLATTPMPFTPKGAKIEIIPAADTGISIADSTSPDTDKNSTN, from the coding sequence ATGGCAAAGTCTTCCATTTCACTTTCGATTCTCGCCGGGCACTTGCTAAGGCTTGCGATCCCCTGCGCTATTCTTGCCGCAGGCTGGTTCGGCTTTCAACAACTGGCGATTCAAGTCGAACGGCCCCCTCGACCAGTCCCCAAGAAAGTGTTGTTACGATCCCGGGTCGAGGAACTCGAAGTGGTTGACTATCCGGTGGTCGTCAAGACGCACGCCGTCGTCCAGGCACACAACCAAGTGACGTTGACTGCCCAAGTCTCTGGCGTGGTGACGAAGATCAGCCCTTCCTTTGAAGTCGGCGCTTACTTTAAGCAAGGGGAAACGCTCGTCGAGATCGATCCAAGCGACTATCAGACGGCGCTTGCCTTCGCCCAGTCCGAGCTGGCGGCCGCAAAGTCGGAACTCAAGCTTGCGACGCTAGTAGAAGAACGCAAGTTAAGACTGGTCGAATCGAACGCCGTTTCTCAGGGAGAGGTAGACGCGGCATCCGCGAGCCGAGAGCAGTCTGAAGCCAACGTCGCGTTGGCCGAAACGGGGGTCGAGCAGGCACAGCTGAATCTTCAGCGAACCAAGATCGTGGCGCCTTTTGATGGCCGAGTCATGTCGAAGCTAATCGGCATCGGACAATTGGCAGGGTCAAATTCGCCATTGGGTGAAGTGTTCGCCATCGATTATGTCGAAGTCCGTCTTCCCATCTCTGGTGAACTAAGGGAATTCCTGAAGTTGCCCGAGTTTGCGAATGATCCCCCCCTCCCCGTGCAGTTCCGCGATGGTATCCAAAAGTCGAACGAAACCATCTGGAGAGGGAACATCGTTCGCACGGAAGGGCAGTTGGATGAGGACTCACGCGACCTGTTCGCAATCGCTCGCATTGATCGACCTTTCGGTGGAGAAACAAGGACAGCGCCGCTACGAATCGGTCAGCCGGTCATCGCTTTCATTGAGGGGAAAGTCTTGCAAGATGTCGTTGCGTTGCCCAGAGGCGCCGTTCGCCAACTAGATAAGATCGTCTTGGTGAACCGCGCTGATCAAACGCTGTTGCCGATCTCGATCAAGTCGCTGTGGTCTGACGCGGAGAAGGTGATCGTTTCCTCGTCCTCGATCCCAGAGGGAATGTGGTTGGCGACAACCCCCATGCCATTCACGCCCAAGGGCGCCAAGATTGAAATCATCCCAGCAGCGGATACGGGTATTTCCATTGCGGACTCCACTTCGCCCGATACTGACAAGAACTCTACCAACTGA
- a CDS encoding DUF58 domain-containing protein, which translates to MSTKSTWFLSNVLTRDYTPWANRYVYWLKTPFGALSAAAFCGLLIGWFVTPQGYAIVGAIVGVLAIGVVWPWIGLRGIACQLGFSQARCEEGTNVTVEVEIVNRWPFPVWGLAIERGFFVSDAQGNSAVVSLARIPGWSTCRFTFPFQPELRGAYPEISPQITTEFPFGLWKALRPCNVSQKLLVWPRFYPLASLPLPAGAAQHLFSPSDQRSGDEGERIGARPYRQGDSLRNVHWAQTARCDRMIVCERQGAAQTNVCIVIDCQAASHRGQGADATIEWALRIGGSVAVALFQQNVRVSLEIENQNFALDANPASWRKMQDAMARFALSNPVRLPSRRRNGVVIVVRTNLSEPLCGESRAIVLNVATNESEKSDAHQRMASPWIGIDSLPAAAAELQNGWKKQRKEAWRHV; encoded by the coding sequence ATGAGCACCAAATCCACCTGGTTTTTAAGTAACGTCCTTACTCGAGACTATACGCCGTGGGCCAATCGTTACGTCTATTGGCTCAAGACGCCGTTTGGCGCTCTGAGCGCTGCAGCGTTTTGTGGGCTGTTGATCGGTTGGTTTGTTACGCCGCAAGGCTACGCGATTGTTGGCGCGATTGTTGGAGTACTAGCGATCGGCGTCGTCTGGCCCTGGATCGGCCTGCGCGGCATAGCTTGCCAACTCGGATTTTCCCAGGCGCGTTGCGAAGAGGGGACCAACGTTACCGTGGAAGTGGAAATTGTTAATCGCTGGCCATTTCCGGTCTGGGGACTGGCCATCGAACGTGGATTTTTTGTGAGCGATGCGCAGGGCAACTCGGCCGTCGTTTCTCTGGCGCGGATCCCGGGTTGGTCGACTTGTCGATTTACGTTTCCATTTCAACCGGAACTACGAGGAGCCTACCCAGAGATATCGCCGCAGATCACCACGGAGTTTCCCTTCGGCTTGTGGAAGGCGCTCCGTCCCTGCAATGTCAGTCAGAAATTGCTCGTCTGGCCGCGGTTCTATCCCCTCGCGTCTTTGCCGCTGCCAGCGGGGGCCGCTCAGCATCTCTTTTCCCCCAGTGATCAACGATCCGGGGATGAGGGAGAGCGAATCGGCGCTCGGCCCTATCGCCAAGGGGACTCGCTTCGAAATGTCCATTGGGCACAGACGGCTCGTTGCGACCGGATGATCGTTTGCGAACGTCAAGGAGCTGCGCAGACGAATGTCTGTATTGTGATCGATTGCCAAGCCGCTAGCCATCGCGGTCAGGGAGCGGATGCGACGATCGAGTGGGCGCTGCGAATAGGGGGCAGCGTCGCCGTTGCTCTATTTCAGCAAAATGTGCGAGTCTCGTTGGAAATCGAAAACCAAAACTTCGCGCTCGATGCAAATCCGGCAAGTTGGCGAAAAATGCAGGACGCGATGGCGCGATTCGCTCTTTCTAATCCCGTACGCTTACCATCACGCCGGAGAAATGGGGTTGTGATCGTCGTTCGGACCAATCTCTCTGAGCCGCTTTGCGGAGAATCACGAGCAATCGTGTTGAACGTCGCGACAAACGAATCCGAAAAATCAGACGCGCATCAACGCATGGCTTCGCCATGGATAGGGATCGATTCGCTGCCGGCAGCCGCCGCAGAATTGCAAAACGGCTGGAAAAAACAACGCAAGGAGGCTTGGCGTCATGTCTGA
- a CDS encoding GntR family transcriptional regulator, whose amino-acid sequence MSSVLNEMKGLTWSSEVPSQPKYEQLRGYMVSQIESGAIKPGSALPSESKLAESLQVARNTIRQALAALEQEGLIHRIHGKGTFVHDEARQRIRKGLDLLALIVPETDTAFYPSLQRSFEKAAVELHNQVIVCNTNGDIDKQASAILQLIDLRVSGVAIVPTASPVTPALHIRHLQQHGIPVVCCSRAVVGAQTPLLAIPFEEVGRLAGEAIREAGHHRVAYLSKGQSTASTAYEKGFREAMGSKADVSVFVATCPPTDYPALQEESAMAIEELFRRDAPPTTLFCSFDSLAEWAYLQVLKLGLRVPEDVSVVGFGGTFRGGGLASQLASVTVDEIGLGTQAVELLTMMRRGEVAIDANESRQLAVSFRNGGTLGPCSSGN is encoded by the coding sequence ATGTCGAGCGTTTTAAACGAGATGAAAGGCTTAACTTGGTCCAGCGAAGTCCCTTCGCAGCCCAAGTACGAGCAACTGCGGGGCTATATGGTCTCACAGATAGAATCCGGTGCGATTAAGCCGGGATCTGCATTGCCTTCAGAGAGTAAATTGGCCGAGTCGCTGCAGGTGGCCCGTAATACGATTCGTCAAGCGCTTGCCGCTTTGGAGCAAGAAGGTCTGATTCATCGGATTCATGGCAAAGGGACCTTCGTTCATGACGAGGCCAGGCAACGCATTCGAAAGGGGCTAGACCTGTTGGCTCTGATTGTTCCAGAGACCGACACGGCCTTTTACCCTTCGCTGCAGCGAAGTTTTGAAAAGGCCGCCGTTGAGTTGCATAACCAGGTGATCGTTTGCAATACAAATGGCGACATTGACAAGCAGGCCAGCGCGATTTTGCAGTTGATTGACCTACGGGTTTCGGGGGTCGCAATTGTTCCGACGGCCTCGCCGGTGACGCCGGCGTTACACATTCGCCATTTGCAACAGCACGGCATTCCCGTCGTATGTTGCTCTCGGGCAGTTGTCGGTGCACAGACGCCGCTGCTTGCTATTCCTTTCGAGGAAGTTGGTCGCCTTGCTGGGGAAGCAATCCGAGAAGCAGGGCATCACCGAGTGGCCTACCTCAGTAAAGGGCAGAGCACAGCTTCCACCGCCTACGAAAAGGGATTTCGCGAAGCGATGGGCAGCAAGGCCGACGTCTCCGTGTTTGTGGCGACTTGCCCGCCTACTGATTATCCGGCGTTGCAAGAAGAAAGCGCGATGGCGATCGAGGAGCTTTTTCGCCGCGACGCCCCGCCGACCACCCTCTTCTGCAGCTTTGACTCACTGGCGGAATGGGCCTACTTGCAAGTGTTGAAGCTTGGCCTACGAGTCCCCGAAGATGTTTCCGTGGTTGGCTTCGGTGGAACTTTTCGCGGTGGCGGACTAGCCAGCCAACTAGCTTCGGTGACTGTCGACGAAATTGGGCTGGGCACGCAGGCGGTCGAGTTGCTCACCATGATGCGTCGCGGCGAGGTTGCGATTGATGCGAATGAATCGCGGCAACTAGCGGTGTCGTTTCGAAATGGCGGCACCTTGGGTCCATGCTCTTCGGGAAATTGA
- a CDS encoding efflux transporter outer membrane subunit, whose protein sequence is MRCVPNPSASSALYQLRIRLIVSLVWISLVALGCTSPRDWIANGFKVGPNYRTPAVPVAQDWIDSDDKRVIGDPVDAAAWWANSFNDPVLNQLVTEAYSQNLTVRQAGARIMQARALRAIAVGSMFPQQQDFSAQYSHNLVTGAGFDRHFSTWRGSFGLAWEVDFWGRYRRAVEAADADLDAAVYDYGDVVVTLVADVAQTYIDIRTLQTRLELVKLNVENQRKTYELTEIRFVNGESSEVDVQQAKSSLVQTEALVPQLEISLRQSQNQLCVLFGAPPELIVDMLGAGEIPNVKPEIALGIPAATLLQRPDVRRSERELASQSALIGVAESELYPHITLIGTVGRSGNQFKDLFRTGSGFGSVGPTLDWNILNYGRIAGNIHFQDARFQELLAAYQQTVLNANLEAENAIVQFLKAQEQLRLQLEAAEAADKTNQLITLQFEEGEEIDFNRVFSVQNTKTQQEVAAAVAKGNVAQGVVSIYRSLGGGWPSPYLSQPAPVLEAPPNLEEIESPPGDEKLPIDEVLENPVGN, encoded by the coding sequence ATGCGATGCGTACCTAACCCATCTGCAAGCAGTGCACTTTACCAACTCCGGATCCGCCTGATTGTTTCGCTGGTCTGGATTTCGTTGGTTGCCCTGGGCTGCACGAGTCCCCGCGACTGGATCGCCAACGGCTTCAAGGTAGGCCCCAACTATCGTACTCCAGCTGTTCCCGTGGCGCAGGACTGGATCGATTCCGACGACAAACGAGTAATCGGTGACCCCGTCGACGCCGCCGCCTGGTGGGCGAACTCCTTTAACGACCCGGTTTTGAACCAACTCGTTACCGAGGCCTACAGTCAGAACCTGACGGTTCGCCAAGCGGGTGCACGAATCATGCAAGCCAGGGCGCTGCGCGCCATCGCGGTGGGGAGCATGTTCCCGCAACAGCAAGATTTTTCCGCTCAATATTCGCATAATCTTGTCACTGGCGCCGGTTTCGATCGTCACTTCAGCACTTGGCGAGGATCGTTTGGGTTGGCGTGGGAAGTTGATTTCTGGGGCCGTTATCGCCGTGCTGTCGAAGCCGCGGACGCGGACCTCGACGCCGCTGTGTACGACTATGGAGACGTGGTTGTCACACTGGTGGCCGACGTCGCTCAGACGTACATCGATATCCGCACGCTGCAGACGCGGTTGGAGCTTGTCAAGCTGAATGTGGAAAACCAACGGAAGACCTATGAGCTGACAGAGATTCGCTTTGTCAACGGCGAATCGAGTGAAGTCGATGTGCAACAGGCGAAATCGAGTCTCGTGCAGACCGAAGCGCTCGTTCCGCAATTGGAGATCTCTCTCCGGCAATCGCAGAACCAGCTGTGCGTTCTGTTTGGCGCACCGCCTGAATTGATCGTCGACATGTTGGGCGCTGGCGAAATACCAAACGTGAAGCCAGAGATCGCGCTAGGGATTCCAGCCGCGACCTTGTTGCAGCGGCCCGACGTCCGTCGCTCAGAGCGGGAACTGGCGTCGCAGAGCGCGTTGATCGGTGTGGCGGAATCCGAGTTATATCCGCACATCACGCTCATTGGAACGGTTGGCAGGAGTGGGAATCAGTTCAAAGACCTGTTCCGCACAGGTTCGGGATTTGGTTCGGTAGGTCCGACGCTCGACTGGAATATTCTGAACTATGGCCGCATCGCCGGAAACATTCACTTCCAAGATGCGCGTTTCCAGGAGTTGCTGGCAGCCTATCAGCAAACGGTCCTCAACGCCAATCTTGAAGCCGAGAACGCGATTGTCCAATTCCTCAAAGCCCAAGAGCAACTCCGATTGCAATTGGAAGCAGCCGAAGCGGCCGACAAAACCAATCAATTGATCACCCTGCAGTTTGAGGAGGGAGAGGAGATTGACTTCAATCGCGTGTTCAGCGTTCAAAACACCAAGACGCAGCAGGAGGTCGCCGCTGCGGTGGCCAAAGGCAATGTGGCGCAGGGCGTCGTATCCATCTATCGCTCACTGGGCGGCGGTTGGCCTTCGCCTTATCTGAGTCAACCGGCGCCGGTGCTCGAAGCGCCGCCCAATTTGGAAGAAATCGAATCGCCGCCAGGGGATGAAAAACTGCCAATCGATGAAGTGCTGGAAAACCCCGTGGGGAATTAA
- a CDS encoding DUF1559 domain-containing protein: MRRNAFTLVELLVVIAIIGVLIALLLPAVQQAREAARRTSCKNRLRQIGLALHNYHDTHLTFPFGRYGATTTEQQCALTMLLPFVEQRPLYDHFNFSLPLTTKSGSTITPNVNTPLIATRLEEYLCPSNPQDEGVYFTSQLPGRDHAWGTHYSPIAHSGIDGNSARTAPLGIVGSNRDGMFYYESKTKFRDITDGTTNTMAFGEVVGDAPGSNKLFGWAMFSGGMGVKGGINSNFPDLDGFYVASDDFTGPSSYHPGGCHVALGDASVRYLSENMSLITLQRLASRNDGEVLEDY; this comes from the coding sequence ATGAGACGCAATGCTTTTACGCTCGTAGAATTATTGGTTGTGATAGCTATCATCGGGGTGCTCATCGCGCTGCTGTTGCCTGCAGTGCAGCAGGCGCGTGAAGCGGCTCGACGAACGTCGTGCAAAAATCGCCTACGCCAGATTGGACTTGCGCTGCATAACTACCACGACACGCATCTCACGTTTCCTTTCGGTCGTTACGGCGCGACCACGACCGAGCAACAGTGTGCTCTCACCATGTTGTTGCCCTTTGTAGAGCAGCGGCCGTTGTACGATCACTTTAATTTCAGTCTGCCGTTGACGACTAAGTCGGGCTCGACCATCACGCCGAATGTTAATACTCCTCTGATCGCGACGCGTCTTGAGGAGTATCTGTGCCCCAGCAATCCCCAGGATGAAGGCGTCTACTTTACATCGCAATTGCCTGGACGAGACCACGCCTGGGGAACCCACTATTCTCCGATCGCGCATAGCGGCATCGATGGCAATTCCGCAAGAACGGCTCCGCTCGGTATTGTTGGTTCCAATCGAGACGGAATGTTTTATTACGAATCCAAGACGAAGTTTCGAGACATCACGGATGGAACCACCAACACAATGGCGTTTGGCGAGGTCGTGGGCGATGCTCCCGGGTCGAACAAGCTGTTTGGTTGGGCGATGTTCTCTGGCGGAATGGGGGTCAAGGGCGGAATCAATTCCAACTTTCCTGACCTAGACGGCTTCTATGTCGCCAGCGATGACTTCACGGGGCCCTCAAGTTATCACCCGGGCGGATGTCACGTCGCGCTGGGAGATGCTTCCGTTCGCTATCTATCTGAAAACATGAGTCTAATTACGCTTCAAAGACTCGCCTCGCGTAACGACGGCGAAGTTTTGGAAGATTATTAA